From Erwinia pyri, a single genomic window includes:
- a CDS encoding PhzF family phenazine biosynthesis protein, with product MKRRYVIADVFTDKPFSGNPVAVVLDAEGLTTEQMQLLAVEFGYSETTFVLPPEDSSNTAQLRIFTPSREIPFAGHPNVGIAFVLANQAIRNGGPLPETLLFEEAAGLVPVRLIKENEAVTGAELLVPEVLSCRSEVCPEKVAACLSLEASDVRTEIHMPLVASVGLPFLIVELATRDVLRRCIPNLQGFRAVLPLDGEVSVYAYTLETAPEEQCDLHARMFTPRMSEDPATGSATAAVTALLAKLRNEKVLTLRISQGVDMGRASILYSRCDGTSEIPSVRVGGKTVIVMEGAFNLP from the coding sequence ATGAAAAGACGCTATGTGATTGCCGATGTGTTTACTGACAAACCTTTTAGCGGTAATCCGGTTGCAGTCGTTCTGGATGCCGAGGGACTGACCACTGAGCAAATGCAGTTGCTTGCCGTTGAGTTTGGCTACAGCGAAACGACCTTTGTATTGCCTCCTGAAGATTCCTCAAATACTGCTCAGCTCCGTATTTTTACACCGTCTCGTGAAATTCCTTTTGCCGGTCATCCCAATGTGGGGATCGCTTTCGTACTGGCAAACCAGGCCATACGGAATGGAGGACCACTGCCTGAGACTCTGCTTTTCGAAGAGGCCGCCGGGCTGGTGCCGGTCAGGCTCATTAAAGAGAATGAGGCTGTAACCGGCGCAGAGCTTCTTGTGCCAGAAGTATTATCATGTCGCTCAGAGGTCTGCCCGGAAAAGGTTGCTGCATGTCTGTCCCTGGAAGCCAGTGATGTTCGTACAGAAATACATATGCCTCTCGTCGCCTCGGTTGGCCTGCCTTTTCTTATTGTCGAACTCGCAACCCGGGATGTGCTTCGCCGTTGCATCCCTAATTTACAGGGGTTCCGGGCTGTTCTACCTCTCGACGGTGAGGTTTCTGTTTATGCCTATACGCTGGAAACTGCTCCCGAAGAGCAGTGTGATTTGCATGCCCGCATGTTTACGCCACGAATGAGCGAAGATCCGGCAACAGGCAGTGCGACAGCGGCAGTTACGGCCCTGCTGGCAAAGCTTCGCAATGAAAAAGTGCTTACGCTCCGAATAAGCCAGGGCGTAGACATGGGACGGGCCAGCATATTGTATTCACGCTGTGACGGCACGTCAGAAATACCGTCCGTCCGGGTGGGCGGAAAAACCGTTATTGTAATGGAGGGGGCATTTAACCTGCCCTGA